A stretch of DNA from Vidua chalybeata isolate OUT-0048 chromosome 27, bVidCha1 merged haplotype, whole genome shotgun sequence:
AGCAGGATGGTAATTAGAGCCCCAAAAGGCTGCGGGCACACGCGGGTGGTCAGGGCTTCTCCTTCGCCAGGACAGCATCATCCCCATCaccctcagctccagctccgGGGGGCTCTCGGGGGCGGGATTTGGCCACCGGCATTACACGAAGCCTTTGGGCTcgttggggtttttgggggcgCTGTGGGCTGGCAtcgctgggctctgctggggggTGCCGGCGATGCCGGGCCGCGCTCAGCCCCGGTGTTTGCCGGTGCCGGTAATTCCGGGTACCGGAGTATCGGCCGCGGGCGTGAGGGCGCGGCGGCCGCGATGCATCACCCGCGCTGCCGGCGGCTGCAATTAGCGTTGCATAACGAGCCGACGCCGCTTCCTGCCGGGGGTGGCACCccctccccgtgccccccgCATGCCACCACCTCGGTCCAATCCCGGGACAGGGCTCGGGGCAGGGTGATGGAGAGGGGAGCGGTCCCTGCGGCCCGGCAGCGTGGGGGAAGATGGCAGCGAGATCCAGGGAATTGGGGGTGTCTTGGTCATCGGAGCTGGGTGGTGATTTGAGGGTGGCCATGCGTGGCCCTCCTGGTGCCTCCATGCCCCTGCGAAAAAGGGTGGCCTTGGGGCTGCGGTGTTGGTGCAGCTGCGGGGGATGTGAGGATGCCCTGgacatccctgccctgcccaccaCGGGGAaatcagctctgctctcccaggctCAGAACCACGGCAGAGGCATGGGCAGAGGATGtggggaggggcagggatgggatgtgaCTCCCTCGAGTCGGGGGACAACAAACAGCCCCGGGagaagcccagctcagcagcctggGGGAGGAGGGGTAAGCCCCAAAACCACCGGGTGCATGTGGAGCATTGGGTTAATCAGTGAGTCAAAGGATGCAGGAGGGATCCATCCCTCCACTTACAGCTGTATTGGGAGCGAGtccttccccagagcagccGAAAGCGAACCTGCCTCGGGGGATACAGTGGTGGCATCCCTGGGGGGTACTGATGGCATCCCCGGGGGTACCAATAGCATCCCTGGGGGTACCAATAGCATCCCTGGGGGTATCAATAGCATCCCTGGGATATTGAGCATCCCTGGGGGTACCGATGGCTCCCCTGAGGGACAGAGAGTATCCCTAGGAAGGACCAATGCCATTCCTGGGGGactgagcatccctgagagaCTGATGGCACCTCggctgcccctctgcccagcgAGGCTTcactgccccatcccagcctgcCCCAAGCAGCAAGGGACCCAGGACCCTGCCGGGTGCTGGGGTACAGGTGGCACTGGCCGGGCACTGGGATTGTCACTCGCAGAGGTGGCCCCACAGAACACATCTCTCCACCAGAGCCGATGGCTCCCAGGGgagaagagaggcagaagggaaTTACCCGAGCGGGGATTTGCACAGGCCCAGGAGATTGGAAATAACCATAATCTGGCCGTGGGGGTTATTTTGGTGCGGTGGTGGCTGCCCAGCACCCTCGAGAGCGAtgccaggctgagcccagcgGGGGGTGCGGGGGCTGGAGCGGGGATTAGAGGGTGCAGAGATGCCGGGAGGCACGTACAAGTCCCGGGGGTGCCGAGCATCCCCCACCCCCCGCGCGGGTCgggagggcagagccagcccagatCTGGGGCAGCTGGAAAATGAGGAGGACGAAGCCTATTAGCAGCTCAGTGCCAGCGAAGCagaagcagggagggaagcGGATTTGTGGGGGGAAGGGGGCCGGGACCTTGAGCTGGGGATGGCTATATTGGTGCTGGGTTtcaaaggagctgctggggggggggggcgcgggggggtcCAGACCCTCTGCTCAGGCCagacctccagcagcagagcatctgcagctgcaggaatggggatggTCCCTGGGCCaaggctgtccctgtcctggtgcACACATCAGTTGAAAAATAAGGGGAGTGAttcctgggcaggctggggcagaAAACATTCTGTGCTCTCCCGGATCCAAGGGCTTTCCTACCCTGTTTCTTGCTGCTGGGGGATGGGGGTACCCCATGCCCTGTGTGAACCTTTTAGCGATATCTCTGAGGTGCAATAATCCTTGTGGGATTCTGTGGGAAAGGCTGAGCTGTTGGTGGGTCTAGCTctcgtgcctcagtttccccaggtGCTGAGCCAGCCCGCGGCTATCATGGCCAGGGGCCATCTCCCTCCTCCCACTCAGCAGTGACCATTATTAACCCCCCTGgtttcccctcttttcccacCCACCACAGCCCAAATTGAGGTGATCCCGTGCAAGATCTGTGGAGACAAATCCTCAGGGATCCACTATGGTGTCATCACCTGCGAAGGCTGCAAGGTGAGCCCGGGGAGGCCGGCTGCGGGCAGGGGGGGCGGCCCTGGCTTCCAGCCGGGAACTTTCCCAACTCCTCCCACCCCATCCCGGGCAGGGTTTCTTTCGGAGGAGCCAGCAGAACAATGCCAGCTACTCCTGCTCCCGGCAAAGGAACTGCCTGATCGACCGCACCAACCGCAACCGCTGCCAGCACTGCCGCCTGCAGAAATGCCTGGCACTGGGCATGTCCCGCGACGGTGAGTCGTGCCCCGGGGTCCCCAGGGGCCACCTGCTCCTCCGAGGAGTGAGCTGGACACTCAGGATGAAGCTGCTTCCTTCGCAGGGCCAGGGCGGTGCAAGGAGGGTTTGGGAAGCAAGAAatgcttttgtgttttccatgggaaaatcGAAACTGGCTCTGTTTGGTTTGACCCAGGGTTGGTCTGGGACAGGGGGGTGCATCCAGTGGGGTCCCAGCCCCACTTGGGGCTCAGAGACCCCCAAAGCAGGCACTCTCCCGGGAGCCAGGACctttcccagggcagtgggCGGTCGTGGCTTTGCCCTGGGGGTGAAGCTGCCCTGACACGGCCGCGTCTCCCCCGGGGCAGCGGTGAAGTTCGGCCGCATGTCCAAGAAGCAGCGGGACAGCCTCTACGCCGAGGTGCAGAAGcaccagcagagccaggagcagagcgGCGGCACCAAGGATGAGCCCGAGCCCCTGAGCCGTGTCTACACCACGAGCGTCAGCAGCGGCCTCTCGGACCTGGACGAGATCTCCACGCTCTCTGACGGGCTCCTCTTCGACTTCCCCCTGACCCCCGATGGCAGCAGCACCTACTACAACCTGGACCTGCTGGCCTCGGCACAGCCCTCACCCGACCAGTCCAGCCTGGACGTGGCTGATGCCACGCTCATCAAGCAGGAGTCCATCTACGAGCTGATGCTGGAGCCGGCGCTGTTGGCACACGGGGCACTGGAGGGTGCCCAGCTGCCCCCTGACATCTCTGTCCTGGAGATCGGTGAGTGCCGGTGCGGTGCAGGGCAAGTGTGGGGTGGGTGTGGCCCCGAGGATGGTGCTTGGGGCCACCCCAGCACCTTGCAGGAcacacccagctctggggacacactaggggaaggtgttcctgcccacagcagggggttggaatgagatttAAGATGAATAAGTGGATGTGATTTAagcttccaacccaaaccattctggggttCAAAGATAGAGAGCCCAGCTTCAGCTCTTGGAGCAGCCCCAAGGCTCCCTGGTGGAGTTCAGCACACCCAAGGTCATATGGCACATCCCTTGCTTGTTTTaggctcagcccctgctgccccaCCTGTCCTCACACCCCCGTGACACCGTGTGAGAGCCCCATTACccctccagccctcagccccagcagccccagaggcAAGGACGGGGTTGGGGTCCCCAGGTGTCACCACCTGCTGTCCCCACCTTGCAGACCGGGTGGCCCAGAACGTGGTGAAGTCACACCTGGAGACGTGCCAGTACACAACGGAGGAGCTCAAGCGCCTGGCGTGGAGCCTCTACTCCCCCGAGGAGGTCCGTGCCCTGCAGAGCAAGGTGAGTGCCACTGTCGcaccccctggcacagccagtgTCCCCTGGGGCCACGCTGAGGTGgggatgaagatgaggagggTCTGTTGGTGCTTTGGGAGCAGCCCAGAGGGGGAGCTTGCTGTGGCAGCTCACCTCCCAGGTGTCCTAATGCCACCATCCCCCGTGGATGGCACGGCACTGGGGTctcatccctgtcctgggggggtCACAGAGCTGGGGTGCCGGGGTGCCAGCACTCCCTGAGAGTGTCCCCGCTGTGGCACAGAGCTGCGAGGCCATGTGGCAGCAGTGCTCGCTGCAGATCTCCAACGCCATCCAGTACGTGGTGGAGTTCGCCAAGCGCATCGACGGCTTCATGGAGCTCTGCCAGAATGACCAGATCATCCTCCTGAAAGCCGGTAAGAGGGGGAGCCCCACCGCCCCCCTTGCGTCCCTGCCACCCCCCTTcgtgtcccccctgtccccctcccctccccaacACCTCTCCTGAGCGGCAGCTGTGGGGCCAGAAGCAAATCCCATCTTTTCTCTTGGCTGGTGCTTTCCTTTTGGGGGTCCCCACCCTGGTGccccagttctcccagtgctgggggagcaggagctgggctggaaggagctgaaGGTCACGTCTAAGGGTGATGCTGAAGGAGGGCACGTGGGGAGTGCCTGCCTTGGGCAGAGGCTTTTCTCCATGGCCGC
This window harbors:
- the LOC128800638 gene encoding nuclear receptor ROR-beta-like, whose translation is MRAQIEVIPCKICGDKSSGIHYGVITCEGCKGFFRRSQQNNASYSCSRQRNCLIDRTNRNRCQHCRLQKCLALGMSRDAVKFGRMSKKQRDSLYAEVQKHQQSQEQSGGTKDEPEPLSRVYTTSVSSGLSDLDEISTLSDGLLFDFPLTPDGSSTYYNLDLLASAQPSPDQSSLDVADATLIKQESIYELMLEPALLAHGALEGAQLPPDISVLEIDRVAQNVVKSHLETCQYTTEELKRLAWSLYSPEEVRALQSKSCEAMWQQCSLQISNAIQYVVEFAKRIDGFMELCQNDQIILLKAGCLEVLLIRMIRAFNPLNNTVLFEGKFGGMQMFKSLGCDDLIGAVFELGRTLCRLQLSDEELALFTAAVLLSPDRPWLTESKKVQKLQDKIYVALQHEIQKKHSTEDKLSKMVSKLPLMKTICNLHLDKLEFFRLLHPETAMNFPPLYKEVFNSELQYSDPRES